From the bacterium genome, the window CGTACGGCAGGCTCAATTCGGCCGCCGCATGCGCGCTCCACGGACTGGACCCGAGGAGCCAGACCTCGGGGCCGCCCGGCATGTCCGGGGTGACCAGGATCCGCGCGAACGGATGTCCGGCCGGGAAGCCGCGCCGCAGAAACGCGAGGAGTTCCACCAGCTGCTCGGGAAAGTCGTCGACCCACTCGCGCCGGCCGCCCCGCTCCGCGTAGACGGAGTCCCGGTCGCGGCGTAGGGCGTAGGCTTCGAGCGGGGCGCTGCCGGGGGCGCGGCCGATCCCGAGATCGATCCGGCCGGGATACAGCGCGTGCAGCACCCGGAACGCCTCCGTGACCTTCAACGGACTGTAGTGGGGCAGCAGGACGCCGCCGGATCCGACCCGGATGCCGGAGGTCTCCGCGGCCACCCGCGCGATGAGTACCTCCGGCGCAGGACTCGCGAACCCGGGCGTCGCGTGGTGCTCGGCGATCCAATACCGCGCGTAGCCGAGCGCGTCGGCGCGCCGCGCGAGGTCGATCGTGTTGCGCAGCGCCTCCGCGGGCGTCGAGCCCGACGGCACGGGCGATTGATCGATGATGGAGAGTCTCACCGGCGAACGTAACGACGTGTGCCACCAAGGAATTCCCGTATCCTGGTGACGCGGCGTCTCTAACACAAAGGGGGGAGCGGGATGTCGGAAACCACCGCCGTTCTACAGGACGCCGCAACGAGATCCCTGCGCTACCTGAGCGAGATTCGTGAGCGACGCGTGGCGCCGCTGCCGGAGCAGGTCGAGCGGCTGAAGGCGCTGGCCGGCCCGCTGCCGGCCGGGTCCGCGGACCCATCCGCCGTGCTTGCGATCCTGGACGAAATCGGCTCTCCGGCGACCATGGCGTCTGCGGGGGGACGGTACTTCGGGTTTGTGATCGGCGGCGCGCTGCCGGTGACGCTCGCCGCGAACTGGCTGGCCGGCGCGTGGGACCAAAACGCCGGCCTCGTGGTCTCGTCCCCCGTGGCCGCGGCCCTGGAGGCGACCGCCCTTCGGTGGCTCGTCGACGCGCTTTCCTTGCCGCCCGACACGGGCGGGGGCTTTGTCACGGGGGCCACGATGGCGAACTTCACCGCGCTGGCCGCGGCGCGGCACGCCGTTCTGGCCGCGCACGGTTGGGATGTGGAAGCCTCGGGGCTCTTCGACGCGCCTGCGATCACGGTAGTCGTCGGTCAGGAGGTGCACGTCAGCCTCCTCAAGGCGCTGACGATGCTGGGGCTGGGCCGCGATCGGGTGGTCCGCGTTCCCGTCGACGAACAGGGACGGATGCGGGCCGACGGGCTTCCGCCGATCGCCGGACCGGCCATCGTGTGTGTCCAGACCGGGAACGTGAACAGCGGCGCGTTCGATCCCGTCCAGCCCATCTGCGCGGCCGCCCACGGCGCGGGGGCGTGGGTCCACGTGGACGGGGCCTTCGGACTCTGGGCCGCGGCCGCACCCGAGCGGTCGCACCTGATCCGCGGCGTCGACGAGGCGGATTCCTGGGCGCTCGACGCGCACAAGTGGCTCAACGTCCCGTACGACAGCGGCGTGGCCTTCGTCCGGCGCCCGGAGGATTTGCGGGCGGCCATGGCCGCGTCGGCCGCCTACCTCGCGGAAACCGGGGAGCGAGAGCCGTACCAGTACACTCCCGAGATGTCCCGGCGGGCGCGCGGGGTCGAGATTTGGGCGGCGCTGCGCGCGCTCGGACGGACGGGCCTGGCGGACCTGATCGAACGGACGTGCCGGCACGCTTCGCGCTTCGCGGCCGGCCTGCGCGGCGCCGGGTACGCCGTTCTCAATGACGTCGTGCTCAACCAGGTGCTGGTCTCGTTCGGCAGCGACGACACGACCCGCCAGGTCATCGACGGAGTACAGTCCGACGGCACCTGTTGGTGCGGAGGCACCGTCTGGCAGGGGCGCGCGGCCATGCGCCTCAGCGTGTCCTCATGGGCCACGACGGACGATGATATCGACCGCAGTCTGGCGGCGGTGCTCCGAGTGGCGCGCGGCGCGCCGGCCTGACGGCGCGTCGCAACCCACGGCATCCCCGCGATGATCGCCGCCCTTCTCCACGCCCTCGGCGTGGCCTTCGCCATGCTCTGGGAGATCCTGTGGCCGCTCATTCTCGGCTTCGCGCTGTCCGCCGCGGTGCAGGCGTTCGTCTCGAAACGGCAGATGGTCGCGTTGCTGGGCAACGATTCCCCGCGCAGCATCACGCTGGCGAGCCTGTTCGGCTTCGCGTCGTCGTCGTGTTCCTACGCGGCCGTCGCGCTGGCCCGGTCGCTGTTCCGCCGAGGGGCGGACTTCACCGCCTCGATTGTCTTCCAGTTTGCTTCGACGAATCTCGTAATCGAGCTCGGGATCATCATGGCGGTCCTGCTTGGGTGGCAATTTACCGCGGCCGAGTTCATCGGCGGTCCGCTCATGATCGTCATGCTGTGGCTGGTCTTTCGCGCCACTCTGCGCCGGCCGCTCGTGGATGACGCCCGCCGCCAGGCGAACGCCGGGCTGGTGGGGCGGATGGAAGGACACGCCCGGATGGACATGGCGGTGGTGGACGGCCGCCCGCTGTTGGCCCGCCTCGTCTCGCCGGAAGGGTTCACGGCCGTCAGCCACTACTTCGTCATGGACTGGGCCGCCGTGTGGATGGATGTTTTCGGAGGGCTCCTGATCGCGGGGGCGATCGCGGCGTGGGCGCCGGACGCCGCGTGGCGGACGTTCTTCCTGGTCGGCTATCCGGTCGGCAACCTCATCTGGAGCCCGCTCGTTGCGCCGCTCGTGGCGATCGTTTCATTCGTCTGCTCGGTTGGCAACGTGCCCCTCGCCGCGGTCCTCTGGAACGGCGGCGTCAGCTTCGGCGGCGTGGTGGCGTTCATTTTCGCCGACCTGATCATCCTGCCGATTCTCGACATCTACCGCAAGTACTACGGCCGGCGCATGGCCCTGTACTTGCTCGCCACGTCCTACGCCGTCATGGCGGCCGCCGGGCTGGCGGTCGAACTTCTCTTTCGCGCCGCGGGCCTGATACCGTCTGCGCGCCGCGCGATCGTCATCGAAGCGCATCTCGCCTGGAACTACACCTCGGTCCTGAACATCCTGTTCCTGGCGCTGGCGGCGGTCCTGGTCTGGCGCTTCGTGCGCACCGGCGGCGCCGACATGCTGCGGATGATGAATGAGCCGGCAGGATAACATGGATACAAACGATCCCTACGCGTCAGCGACTGTCTGGGACCGCTGTCACACGGTGGGTAGGGAGTTGAACCCGCAGGGGTGGTGGGTGCCTGGTTTGGTGCCCTTTCTCATGACCGCTGGGGCGCGCACGGTGCTTGACGTGGGATGCGGCACCGGGGGGGACGCGGTGAGCCTGGCACAGAAAGGGCTCCACGTCACGGGAATGGATTACTCGCAGGCCGCCCTCGCCCGCGCACGGGCCAAAGCCGCAGCGGCCAATGTCGTGGTTGAGTTCCATCAGGGCGATATGGCTCTG encodes:
- a CDS encoding aminotransferase class V-fold PLP-dependent enzyme, with protein sequence MSETTAVLQDAATRSLRYLSEIRERRVAPLPEQVERLKALAGPLPAGSADPSAVLAILDEIGSPATMASAGGRYFGFVIGGALPVTLAANWLAGAWDQNAGLVVSSPVAAALEATALRWLVDALSLPPDTGGGFVTGATMANFTALAAARHAVLAAHGWDVEASGLFDAPAITVVVGQEVHVSLLKALTMLGLGRDRVVRVPVDEQGRMRADGLPPIAGPAIVCVQTGNVNSGAFDPVQPICAAAHGAGAWVHVDGAFGLWAAAAPERSHLIRGVDEADSWALDAHKWLNVPYDSGVAFVRRPEDLRAAMAASAAYLAETGEREPYQYTPEMSRRARGVEIWAALRALGRTGLADLIERTCRHASRFAAGLRGAGYAVLNDVVLNQVLVSFGSDDTTRQVIDGVQSDGTCWCGGTVWQGRAAMRLSVSSWATTDDDIDRSLAAVLRVARGAPA
- a CDS encoding permease — its product is MPAMIAALLHALGVAFAMLWEILWPLILGFALSAAVQAFVSKRQMVALLGNDSPRSITLASLFGFASSSCSYAAVALARSLFRRGADFTASIVFQFASTNLVIELGIIMAVLLGWQFTAAEFIGGPLMIVMLWLVFRATLRRPLVDDARRQANAGLVGRMEGHARMDMAVVDGRPLLARLVSPEGFTAVSHYFVMDWAAVWMDVFGGLLIAGAIAAWAPDAAWRTFFLVGYPVGNLIWSPLVAPLVAIVSFVCSVGNVPLAAVLWNGGVSFGGVVAFIFADLIILPILDIYRKYYGRRMALYLLATSYAVMAAAGLAVELLFRAAGLIPSARRAIVIEAHLAWNYTSVLNILFLALAAVLVWRFVRTGGADMLRMMNEPAG
- a CDS encoding LLM class flavin-dependent oxidoreductase — its product is MRLSIIDQSPVPSGSTPAEALRNTIDLARRADALGYARYWIAEHHATPGFASPAPEVLIARVAAETSGIRVGSGGVLLPHYSPLKVTEAFRVLHALYPGRIDLGIGRAPGSAPLEAYALRRDRDSVYAERGGRREWVDDFPEQLVELLAFLRRGFPAGHPFARILVTPDMPGGPEVWLLGSSPWSAHAAAELSLPYAFAHFINPEPTREAIEYYRTHAAEGTRRTILAVGAVCAATEAEATRLAASVRLRRLLRAQGVAPGAIPTPEEALAQLGSGPDPMPPERGEWPRYVVGAPDQVHGRLTRIAADLAVDELMILTITHDHGARVRSYELLAEAFHLAPRDVSAAPQA